A genomic segment from Fusarium keratoplasticum isolate Fu6.1 chromosome 10, whole genome shotgun sequence encodes:
- a CDS encoding DNA polymerase, with protein MAPDFPRIFLLSTRLSVNELHELENQTPTLTYDINEANVVVGNISQAQRAKFELRKAKLETVPIESPQIHDNKSQQTYTTAGTQERDPEDAPSSKRRRVAEPLTPDDGDIIKVVKLAWLKDSFEHGTVLPVEKYLLYQGKKVSPKDATPTSATIQHSSTTSILERARQDQQAQPPSNSPRDRSKHRSHTSATSTDRVPSLLHQTTSEHDITLPLVPDFLETPYSCQRPTPMNPPNKAFVEALIEVRTIRQLQGDEVGVRAYSTSIATVSAYPHKLQNTHEVERLPGCGAKIAELWREWNETGELTEVRKADADPMISALRLFYNIWGVGDTTAREFYRKGWRDLNDLVDFTWDSLSRSQQVGVKFYDEFLLKIPRDEVESIGAVILKHAREIDAGFEMIIAGGYRRGKLQCGDIDVILSHQDENKTLRVVNTLIQSLEQAQFITHNLVMSLHNSERGQRPVSWKGEGASGSGFDTLDKAMVVWQDPSQEDAPHRRVDIIISPWKTVGCALLGWSGGTTFQRDLRRYCKKVKGLKFDSSGVRRRSDGMWVDLEKGPAGDGAPDMETAERRVFEGLGLTWRPPEERCTG; from the exons ATGGCCCCCGACTTTCCACGCATCTTTTTGCTTTCGACGCGCCTCAGCGTCAACGAGTTACACGAGCTCGAGAACCAAACCCCGACGTTGACATATGACATCAACGAGGCTAACGTTGTGGTGGGCAATATCTCGCAAGCGCAGCGCGCCAAGTTCGAGCTGAGGAAGGCGAAACTCGAGACTGTGCCCATCGAAAGCCCACAAATACATGACAACAAGTCTCAGCAAACGTACACAACCGCCGGCACACAAGAGAGGGACCCCGAAGATGCTCCCAGCTCAAAGCGGAGAAGAGTTGCTGAGCCATTGACACCAGATGATGGTGATATTATTAAGGTTGTCAAGCTGGCATGGCTGAAGGACTCTTTTGAGCATGGAACTGTTTTACCCGTTGAAAAGTATCTCCTGTACCAAGGCAAGAAGGTCTCCCCAAAAGATGCGACGCCAACATCAGCTACAATCCAGCattcttcaacaacaagcaTACTAGAGCGAGCcagacaagaccaacaagcGCAACCACCGAGCAATTCACCTCGTGATCGATCCAAACATCGTTCTCATACTTCAGCAACCTCAACTGATCGTGTACCCAGCTTGCTTCATCAGACAACTTCGGAGCATGATATCACATTGCCCCTAGTTCCCGATTTCCTTGAAACGCCCTATTCTTGTCAGCGGCCTACGCCGATGAACCCGCCTAACAAGGCCTTCGTTGAGGCCTTGATCGAGGTCAGGACCATTCGTCAACTTCAAGGTGACGAGGTTGGTGTCAGGGCGTACTCTACTTCTATTGCTACTGTATCGGCGTATCCACACAAGTTGCAGAACACACACG AAGTAGAGCGATTGCCGGGCTGCGGTGCTAAGATTGCCGAGCTTTGGCGTGAGTGGAATGAGACAGGGGAGTTGACGGAGGTTCGTAAAGCTGACGCAGATCCTATGATCTCTGCACTCAGACTCTTCTACAACATCTGGGGAGTTGGAGACACGACGGCACGCGAGTTTTACCGCAAGG GATGGCGAGATCTAAACGACCTTGTCGATTTTACTTGGGACTCGCTCAGCCGCTCCCAGCAGGTTGGGGTCAAGTTCTATGACGAATTTCTACTCAAGATCCCACGAGACGAAGTTGAATCTATCGGCGCCGTTATACTGAAGCATGCACGTGAGATTGACGCTGGCTTTGAGATGATTATTGCGGGAGGATATCGACGCGGCAAGTTGCAGTGTGGTGACATTGATGTCATTTTGAGCCACCAGGACGAAAACAAGACACTGAGAGTTGTGAACACGTTGATTCAGAGCCTTGAGCAAGCTCAGTTTATCACGCACAACCTCGTAATGTCGCTCCACAACAGCGAGCGAGGACAGCGGCCAGTGTCATGGAAGGGCGAGGGCGCAAGCGGGTCAGGCTTTGATACCCTGGATAAGGCGATGGTTGTATGGCAAGACCCGAGCCAAGAGGACGCACCACATCGACgagtcgacatcatcatcagtcCATGGAAAACAGTAGGATGTGCGCTTTTAGGCTGGAGCGGCGGAACAACGTTCCAACGAGACCTCCGACGATACTGTAAGAAGGTGAAGGGGCTCAAATTTGATAGTAGCGGCGTCCGGCGTAGGTCTGATGGGATGTGGGTGGATCTGGAGAAGGGCCCCGCTGGAGACGGAGCTCCGGATATGGAGACTGCGGAACGGAGGGTGTTTGAAGGACTCGGGCTGACGTGGCGACCGCCCGAGGAGAGATGCACCGGGTGA